Proteins from one bacterium genomic window:
- a CDS encoding TIGR03619 family F420-dependent LLM class oxidoreductase: MDVGVTLPTQGPLATPDAVATIARQAEALGFGSLWVTDHIAMPLRSGSKYPYSADGSLPWDPAIPYLDALTVLAWVAALTRSVRLGTSVLVLPMRHPLPVAKAVATLDVLSGGRAVLAVGAGWFEEEFVLLGQAFHDRGRRLVDAVRLLRACWGPDPVRYRGEFYDLPAFAMAPKPPQGSRLPVLAGGEGDAALRRVAAVCDGWQPLGLAPDAYRERAEKLLAYAARHQRAPADLWLTARVGRGTPVTRELCDRYAAAGARTLILDPPYRTLTLDAARAFLDDLARTVGARPAPA; encoded by the coding sequence GTGGACGTCGGCGTTACTCTGCCCACCCAGGGCCCGCTCGCCACGCCGGATGCTGTCGCAACAATCGCCCGGCAGGCGGAGGCGCTCGGCTTCGGTTCGCTGTGGGTGACCGACCACATCGCGATGCCGCTTCGCTCCGGCAGCAAATACCCGTACAGTGCGGACGGCAGCCTTCCGTGGGACCCGGCGATCCCCTACCTCGACGCGCTGACGGTCCTGGCCTGGGTCGCCGCGCTGACGCGCTCCGTCCGGCTCGGGACCTCGGTGCTCGTGCTGCCGATGCGGCACCCGCTGCCGGTGGCCAAGGCGGTGGCCACGCTGGACGTCCTCTCCGGGGGGCGCGCGGTGCTTGCGGTCGGCGCCGGCTGGTTCGAGGAGGAGTTCGTGCTGCTCGGCCAGGCGTTCCACGACCGCGGGCGCCGGCTCGTAGACGCGGTGCGCCTGCTGCGGGCCTGCTGGGGGCCTGATCCGGTCCGGTACCGCGGCGAGTTCTACGACCTGCCGGCGTTTGCGATGGCGCCGAAACCGCCGCAGGGGAGCCGCCTGCCGGTGCTGGCCGGCGGCGAGGGCGACGCGGCGCTCCGCCGCGTCGCCGCGGTGTGCGACGGCTGGCAGCCGCTCGGACTCGCCCCCGACGCATATCGTGAACGCGCCGAGAAACTGCTGGCGTACGCCGCGCGGCACCAGCGGGCGCCGGCGGACCTCTGGCTGACGGCGCGCGTCGGTCGGGGCACGCCCGTCACGCGCGAGCTGTGCGACCGGTACGCGGCGGCGGGCGCCCGCACGCTCATCTTGGACCCGCCCTACCGCACGCTGACGCTTGACGCGGCGCGGGCGTTTCTCGACGACCTCGCCCGGACGGTGGGCGCGCGGCCCGCGCCGGCCTAA
- a CDS encoding DinB family protein, with amino-acid sequence MGKQARSAHPAPPIDALRSALKSQYHATLAMLRAAIRRCPDDLWIGRDGHANPIWRIAYHTLYYTHLYLQPSNWTFRPWEHHQRGIQRMDAPLRTRRPYTKAEVMAYWRICDSTVDDAVDALDLNDPHSGFSWYKVPKMEHQIINIRHIQYHQAQLADRLRAATGAGVGWADARRSAGARSRGARGLRISRGT; translated from the coding sequence ATGGGCAAGCAGGCACGCTCGGCGCATCCCGCTCCTCCGATCGACGCATTGCGCTCGGCGCTGAAGAGCCAGTATCACGCCACCCTGGCGATGCTGCGGGCGGCCATCAGACGATGTCCCGATGACCTGTGGATCGGCAGGGACGGGCACGCCAATCCAATCTGGCGGATCGCGTACCACACGCTCTATTACACGCATCTGTATCTCCAGCCGAGCAACTGGACTTTTCGGCCATGGGAACACCACCAGCGAGGGATACAGCGCATGGACGCGCCCCTCCGGACCCGCCGACCGTATACCAAAGCCGAGGTGATGGCCTACTGGAGGATCTGCGACTCAACGGTCGACGACGCCGTCGATGCGCTCGATCTCAACGATCCACACAGCGGGTTTAGCTGGTATAAGGTTCCCAAGATGGAGCACCAGATCATCAACATTCGCCACATTCAGTATCACCAGGCGCAACTCGCCGACCGTCTCCGGGCAGCGACCGGCGCCGGCGTCGGGTGGGCGGATGCGCGCCGGAGCGCGGGGGCGCGCTCGCGCGGCGCGCGTGGTCTCCGTATTTCGCGCGGGACTTGA
- a CDS encoding ABC transporter ATP-binding protein — MSAVFDEDPILGRAYDARLVRRLLGYVRPYAATVGLAIALLLLASLADLAGPSLYRVGIDRYIAPPSGGGRTGADMRGLGGLAAVYLAVLTAGFGARWAQSYLMQAVGQRVMADLRAQMVTHLQGLSMSFFSRTPVGRLVTRVTNDVDALNELITSGAVAIFGDIFTMIGILAVMLWMDWRLALAVFAVLPIVYVTTERFRLRSREAYRAVRTRLARINAYLNEQITGMTVTQLFTQEPRRLRAFDDLNAAHLEASLTATRNFSQFYPAIQFLGALGVALLLWYGGGQIARGVATLGVLVAAIQYAERFFDPLRDLADKFNIFQAAMASSERIFRVLDEPVTIEDAAEPAPLAPVRGAIEFRDVWFAYGENGAAPAPPAPRQAGRETPREAPRKTAWALRGVSFAIRPGERVALVGHTGAGKTSVINLLGRFYDPQRGQVLVDGMDVRRLRQRDLRRHVGLVLQDVFLFSGTIADNIRLGDPAISDADVQRAAEQTGAARFIEALPRGYATELHERGAGLSSGQKQLIAFARALAAQPEILLILDEATSSVDAETEALIQRAMTAALRGRTAIVIAHRLSTVRYVDRILVLHKGRIVEEGTHDALLARGGIYATLYRLQFADLD; from the coding sequence ATGAGCGCGGTCTTCGACGAAGATCCGATCCTCGGGCGGGCCTACGACGCGCGGCTGGTGCGGCGGTTGCTCGGATACGTCCGCCCGTATGCGGCGACGGTCGGGCTCGCGATCGCGCTCCTGCTCCTCGCCTCGCTCGCGGACCTCGCCGGTCCGTCCTTGTACCGGGTGGGCATCGACCGGTACATCGCGCCGCCGTCCGGCGGGGGCCGGACGGGCGCGGACATGCGCGGGCTCGGGGGCCTGGCCGCCGTGTACCTCGCCGTGCTGACCGCCGGCTTCGGCGCCCGCTGGGCGCAGAGCTACCTGATGCAGGCGGTCGGCCAGCGCGTGATGGCCGATCTGCGCGCACAAATGGTGACGCATCTCCAAGGCCTGTCGATGAGCTTCTTTTCGCGGACGCCGGTCGGGCGCCTCGTCACGCGGGTGACCAACGATGTCGACGCGCTCAACGAGCTCATCACGTCGGGCGCCGTCGCGATTTTCGGGGACATCTTCACGATGATCGGCATCCTGGCCGTCATGCTGTGGATGGACTGGCGGCTCGCCCTCGCGGTGTTTGCCGTGCTGCCGATCGTCTACGTGACGACGGAGCGCTTCCGCCTGCGGTCGCGGGAAGCGTACCGCGCCGTGCGCACGCGCCTCGCCCGCATCAACGCCTACCTGAACGAGCAGATCACCGGGATGACCGTGACGCAGCTGTTTACCCAGGAGCCACGGCGGCTGCGGGCGTTCGACGACCTCAACGCGGCCCACCTGGAGGCCAGCCTGACGGCGACCCGCAATTTCTCCCAATTCTATCCGGCGATTCAGTTTCTCGGCGCGCTCGGCGTCGCGCTCCTGCTCTGGTACGGCGGCGGGCAGATCGCCCGAGGAGTCGCCACCCTCGGCGTCCTCGTCGCCGCGATCCAATACGCCGAGCGCTTTTTCGACCCGCTGCGGGATCTCGCGGACAAGTTCAACATCTTCCAGGCCGCCATGGCGTCGTCGGAGCGCATTTTCCGGGTCCTGGACGAACCGGTGACCATCGAAGACGCGGCGGAACCCGCGCCGCTTGCGCCCGTCCGGGGCGCGATTGAGTTCCGCGACGTGTGGTTCGCCTACGGGGAGAACGGGGCCGCGCCTGCCCCGCCTGCCCCGCGACAGGCGGGGCGGGAGACTCCACGAGAGGCCCCGCGGAAGACGGCGTGGGCGCTCCGCGGCGTCTCGTTCGCGATCCGGCCCGGTGAACGCGTCGCGCTCGTCGGCCACACCGGCGCAGGGAAAACGTCCGTCATCAACCTTCTCGGGCGGTTCTATGATCCCCAGCGGGGACAGGTGCTCGTGGACGGCATGGACGTGCGCCGGCTCCGCCAGCGGGATCTGCGGCGGCACGTCGGGCTCGTGCTGCAGGACGTGTTTTTGTTCTCCGGGACGATCGCGGACAACATCCGCCTCGGCGACCCGGCCATCTCGGACGCTGACGTCCAGCGCGCCGCCGAGCAGACCGGGGCGGCCCGGTTCATCGAAGCGCTGCCGCGCGGGTACGCCACCGAACTCCATGAGCGTGGCGCCGGGTTGTCGTCGGGCCAGAAGCAGCTGATCGCGTTTGCGCGCGCGCTCGCCGCCCAGCCGGAAATTCTGCTGATCCTCGATGAGGCGACGAGCAGTGTGGATGCCGAGACCGAGGCGCTGATCCAACGGGCGATGACGGCGGCGCTCCGCGGCCGGACCGCGATCGTGATTGCGCACCGGCTCTCCACGGTCCGCTACGTCGACCGGATCCTCGTGCTGCACAAGGGCCGTATCGTCGAAGAAGGAACGCACGATGCGCTGCTGGCGCGCGGCGGCATCTACGCGACCTTGTACCGCCTGCAGTTCGCCGACTTGGACTGA
- a CDS encoding ABC transporter ATP-binding protein: protein MRSRRFWAYIRRHRRAYAVGYAGGLVSIAMAQLSPWVLKFAVDGIRRHMAAGPLAGYAAALVALAAGEAVASYVMRWSILAAAYRVETELRREYFAHLQRMPLAFFERIPTGDLMARAVNDLRAVQRVAGVGLMRSVHTTVMLAASVAFMLTISVRLTLLMLAILPFATLVFFLLGREVHRRFDAVQAQFSALSARVQEMMSGIRVVKAFAREPDQLARFQAASNDVVRANLSLARAQGALWPSIGLILGVASVVLLWQGGGAVIRGTLTLGQMVQFSYYLARLSFPMIALGWVTNLWQQGRASMARLDAIFAEAPGIDDPASPLVIGDIRGEITFRRTSVVREGTAALRDVDLVIPAGRTVAIVGPTGAGKTTLVSLIPRILDPTEGQVLLDGHDVRHLPLAALRAAVAVVPQEPFLFSDTLYENIAFGAAAAADRTQVLHAGVVSQIAVDAADFPLGYETMVGERGVTLSGGQRQRATLARAVVRDPRVLILDDALSSVDTQTEQAILRHLREVMTTRTSIVIAHRISTIRGADRIVVLDAGRVVDQGTHQELVARGGLYADLYERELLREALEAADPDETGPGDAAAKAAGTTTAPRADGSRGPDA from the coding sequence TGGTCTCGATCGCCATGGCGCAGCTGTCGCCGTGGGTGCTCAAGTTCGCCGTCGACGGAATCCGCCGGCACATGGCGGCCGGCCCGCTGGCCGGCTACGCGGCCGCGCTCGTCGCGCTCGCGGCCGGCGAAGCCGTCGCGAGCTACGTGATGCGGTGGTCGATTCTGGCGGCCGCGTACCGGGTGGAAACGGAGCTCCGGCGGGAGTATTTCGCGCACCTGCAGCGCATGCCGCTGGCCTTCTTCGAGCGGATCCCGACCGGAGATCTCATGGCGCGGGCCGTGAACGACCTCCGGGCGGTGCAGCGCGTCGCCGGCGTGGGCCTCATGCGCTCCGTGCACACCACGGTGATGCTGGCGGCCTCCGTGGCGTTCATGCTGACGATCAGCGTGCGGCTCACGCTGCTGATGCTGGCGATTCTCCCCTTCGCGACGCTCGTGTTCTTCCTGCTCGGCCGCGAGGTGCACCGGCGTTTCGACGCGGTGCAGGCGCAGTTCAGCGCGCTCTCGGCGCGCGTGCAGGAGATGATGAGCGGGATTCGCGTCGTCAAGGCGTTCGCGCGGGAACCGGACCAGCTGGCCCGGTTCCAGGCGGCGTCGAACGACGTCGTCCGCGCGAACCTGAGTCTGGCCCGGGCCCAGGGCGCCCTGTGGCCCTCGATCGGGCTCATCCTCGGCGTCGCCTCGGTCGTCCTGCTGTGGCAGGGTGGCGGCGCCGTGATCCGCGGAACCCTGACGCTCGGGCAGATGGTGCAGTTTTCGTACTATCTGGCCCGGCTGAGCTTCCCGATGATCGCGCTCGGTTGGGTCACGAATCTCTGGCAGCAGGGCCGCGCGTCGATGGCCCGGCTCGATGCCATTTTCGCGGAGGCACCGGGCATCGACGATCCGGCCTCCCCGCTCGTGATCGGGGACATCCGGGGGGAGATCACGTTCCGCCGCACAAGCGTCGTGCGCGAGGGAACGGCGGCCCTTCGCGACGTCGACCTCGTCATTCCCGCCGGCCGAACCGTCGCGATCGTGGGACCGACGGGGGCCGGCAAGACGACACTCGTGTCGCTCATCCCGCGGATTCTCGACCCCACCGAGGGCCAGGTGCTGCTGGACGGCCACGACGTGCGCCACCTGCCGCTCGCGGCCCTGCGCGCCGCCGTGGCCGTCGTGCCGCAGGAACCGTTCCTGTTCTCGGACACCCTCTACGAGAACATCGCCTTTGGGGCCGCCGCTGCGGCGGACCGGACGCAGGTCCTCCACGCCGGCGTGGTGTCGCAGATCGCCGTCGACGCCGCGGACTTTCCGCTGGGCTACGAGACGATGGTCGGCGAACGGGGCGTCACGCTGTCCGGCGGACAGCGCCAGCGGGCGACGCTGGCCCGGGCCGTGGTGCGCGACCCGCGCGTCCTCATTCTCGACGACGCGCTGAGCAGCGTCGACACCCAGACCGAGCAGGCCATCCTGCGGCACCTGCGAGAGGTCATGACGACACGCACGAGCATCGTCATCGCGCACCGCATCTCGACGATCCGGGGCGCGGACCGGATCGTCGTCCTCGACGCCGGCCGGGTGGTCGACCAGGGGACGCACCAAGAGTTGGTCGCACGAGGCGGCCTGTACGCCGATCTCTATGAGCGCGAGTTGCTCCGCGAGGCCCTGGAAGCGGCCGACCCCGACGAGACCGGGCCCGGTGACGCGGCGGCGAAGGCGGCGGGTACTACGACGGCGCCTCGTGCGGACGGCTCCCGGGGCCCCGACGCATGA